A portion of the Streptomyces sp. YPW6 genome contains these proteins:
- a CDS encoding GAF domain-containing sensor histidine kinase yields MSHRPPSGLAAVSAALLAMSRHLEVGDVLKTIVASARELLDAQYAALGVPDDHGGFAQFVVDGVSDEQWKAIGPLPRQHGILAAMLHQAKPERLADVREDPRFEGWPDAHPDMSDFLGLPIVDGDEIIGALFLANKTCPKPVGGCGFTAEDEELLSILAQHAAIALTNARLYERSRELTIAEERSRLAHELHDAVSQKLFSLRLTAQAAAALVDRDPVRAKGELQQVADLAAEAVDELRAAVVELRPAALDEDGLIATLRTQIQVLDRAHGAQVAFESRGVRALPAAQEEALLRVAQEALHNALRHSGAQRVGVTLARRGTATVLRVTDDGRGFDPTAVRRAGRHLGLVSMRHRANSVGGRLTVASEPGKGATIEMEVPGG; encoded by the coding sequence ATGAGTCATCGCCCACCGTCGGGCCTCGCCGCGGTGAGTGCCGCGCTGCTCGCCATGAGCCGGCACCTCGAAGTGGGCGACGTGCTGAAGACGATCGTCGCCTCCGCCCGTGAACTGCTCGACGCCCAGTACGCGGCCCTCGGCGTCCCGGACGACCACGGCGGCTTCGCCCAGTTCGTGGTCGACGGCGTCAGCGACGAGCAGTGGAAGGCCATCGGCCCGCTGCCCCGCCAGCACGGCATCCTCGCCGCGATGCTCCACCAGGCGAAGCCCGAACGGCTCGCCGACGTCCGCGAGGACCCCCGCTTCGAGGGCTGGCCCGACGCCCACCCCGACATGTCCGACTTCCTCGGCCTGCCCATCGTGGACGGCGACGAGATCATCGGCGCGCTGTTCCTCGCCAACAAGACGTGCCCCAAGCCCGTGGGCGGCTGCGGCTTCACCGCCGAGGACGAGGAACTGCTCTCGATCCTCGCCCAGCACGCGGCGATCGCCCTCACCAACGCCCGCCTCTACGAGCGCAGCCGCGAACTGACCATCGCCGAGGAGCGCTCCCGCCTCGCCCACGAACTGCACGACGCGGTCAGCCAGAAGCTGTTCTCGCTCCGCCTCACCGCCCAGGCCGCCGCCGCCCTCGTCGACCGCGACCCCGTCCGTGCCAAGGGCGAGCTCCAGCAGGTCGCCGACCTCGCCGCCGAAGCCGTCGACGAACTGCGGGCGGCCGTGGTCGAACTGCGCCCGGCCGCCCTCGACGAGGACGGCCTGATCGCCACCCTCCGTACCCAGATCCAGGTCCTGGACCGGGCGCACGGGGCCCAGGTCGCCTTCGAGAGCCGCGGCGTGCGCGCGCTGCCCGCCGCCCAGGAGGAAGCACTGCTGCGGGTCGCCCAGGAAGCCCTGCACAACGCCCTGCGTCACTCCGGGGCACAGCGCGTGGGCGTCACCCTGGCCCGGCGCGGCACCGCCACCGTCTTGCGCGTCACCGACGACGGGAGAGGGTTCGACCCCACCGCCGTCCGGCGGGCGGGACGCCACCTCGGCCTCGTCTCCATGCGCCACCGGGCGAACAGCGTCGGCGGCCGACTCACCGTTGCCTCGGAGCCCGGCAAGGGCGCCACGATCGAGATGGAGGTCCCCGGTGGTTGA
- a CDS encoding response regulator transcription factor — MVDKTIRVLLVDDHQVVRRGLRTFLEIQDDIEVVGEASDGAEGVARTEELRPDVVLMDIKMPGTDGIEALRRLREAGNPARVLIVTSFTEQRTVVPALRAGASGYVYKDVDPDALAGAIRSVHAGHVLLQPEVAGALLTQEEAGTGTGRGSTLTEREREVLGLIADGRSNREIARALVLSEKTVKTHVSNILMKLDLADRTQAALWAVRHGAAG; from the coding sequence GTGGTTGACAAGACCATCAGGGTGCTGCTGGTCGACGACCATCAGGTGGTCCGGCGCGGACTGCGCACGTTCCTGGAGATCCAGGACGACATCGAGGTCGTCGGCGAGGCCTCCGACGGAGCGGAGGGCGTGGCCCGGACCGAGGAACTGCGCCCCGACGTGGTGCTGATGGACATCAAGATGCCCGGCACCGACGGCATCGAGGCGCTGCGCCGGCTGCGCGAGGCCGGCAACCCGGCCAGGGTCCTCATCGTCACCAGCTTCACCGAGCAGCGCACCGTGGTCCCCGCCCTGCGCGCGGGAGCCTCCGGATACGTCTACAAGGACGTCGACCCGGACGCCCTGGCCGGTGCCATCCGCTCCGTCCACGCCGGTCACGTCCTGCTCCAGCCGGAGGTCGCCGGGGCCCTCCTCACCCAGGAGGAGGCGGGCACCGGGACGGGCCGGGGGAGCACCCTCACCGAGCGGGAGCGCGAGGTCCTCGGCCTCATCGCGGACGGCCGGTCCAACCGGGAGATCGCCCGGGCGCTCGTCCTCTCGGAGAAGACGGTCAAGACCCACGTGTCGAACATCCTCATGAAGCTCGACCTGGCCGACCGCACCCAGGCGGCGCTGTGGGCGGTACGCCACGGAGCGGCGGGCTGA
- a CDS encoding chaplin, translating to MKKLKKAAAVTMIAGGLIAAGAGAASATGHSGADAHGMATNSPGVASGNLVQVPVAVPVNVVGNTVNVVGLLNPAFGNHGVNH from the coding sequence GTGAAGAAGCTGAAGAAGGCCGCCGCCGTCACGATGATCGCGGGCGGGCTCATCGCCGCCGGCGCCGGTGCGGCCTCCGCCACCGGCCACAGCGGTGCCGACGCCCACGGCATGGCCACCAACTCCCCGGGCGTCGCCAGCGGCAACCTCGTACAGGTTCCGGTCGCCGTCCCCGTGAACGTGGTCGGCAACACGGTCAACGTCGTGGGCCTGCTCAACCCGGCCTTCGGCAACCACGGCGTGAACCACTGA
- a CDS encoding ABC transporter ATP-binding protein: MSDVLELVDVSVVRDGRALVEDVSWSVKEGERWVILGPNGAGKTTLLNLASSYLFPSKGTATVLGEKLGGVGTDVFELRPRIGMAGVAMADKLPKRQTVLQTVLTAAYGMTATWHENYEAVDEERARAFLDRLGMTEYLDRKFGTLSEGERKRTLIARAMMTDPELLLLDEPAAGLDLGGREDLVRRLGRLARDPYAPSMIMVTHHVEEIAPGFTHVLMIRQGKVLAAGPMETELTSRNLSRCFGLPLVVEHTGDRYTAHGLPLS, encoded by the coding sequence ATGAGCGATGTACTGGAGCTGGTGGACGTATCCGTGGTCCGCGACGGACGCGCTCTGGTGGAAGACGTCTCCTGGTCGGTCAAGGAGGGGGAGCGCTGGGTCATCCTGGGCCCCAACGGCGCCGGCAAGACGACCCTCCTCAACCTCGCCTCCAGCTACCTCTTCCCGAGCAAGGGGACGGCCACCGTCCTCGGCGAGAAGCTCGGCGGCGTCGGCACCGACGTCTTCGAGCTCCGCCCCCGCATCGGCATGGCGGGCGTCGCGATGGCCGACAAGCTGCCCAAGCGCCAGACCGTCCTGCAGACGGTCCTCACCGCCGCGTACGGCATGACCGCCACCTGGCACGAGAACTACGAAGCCGTCGACGAGGAGCGCGCCCGCGCCTTCCTCGACCGCCTCGGCATGACCGAGTACCTGGACCGCAAGTTCGGCACGCTCTCCGAAGGAGAGCGCAAGCGCACCCTCATCGCCCGCGCCATGATGACCGACCCCGAGCTGCTGCTCCTCGACGAGCCCGCCGCCGGACTCGACCTCGGCGGGCGCGAGGACCTCGTCCGCCGCCTCGGCCGCCTCGCCCGCGACCCGTACGCCCCCTCCATGATCATGGTGACCCACCATGTCGAGGAGATCGCACCCGGGTTCACCCACGTCCTGATGATCCGCCAGGGCAAGGTCCTCGCGGCCGGCCCCATGGAGACCGAGCTCACCTCCCGCAACCTCTCCCGCTGCTTCGGGCTGCCGCTCGTCGTCGAGCACACCGGCGACCGCTACACCGCCCACGGCCTGCCGCTCTCCTGA
- a CDS encoding NfeD family protein — MDIDAWIWWLIGAVGLGIPLVLTAMPEFGMFAVGAVAASAVAALGGGVVAQVLVFVLVSVALIAVVRPLAARHRAGQTGQASGIDALKGRQAVVLERVAGDSGRIKLAGEVWSARSLDADQVFEPGSQVDVVDIDGATAVVM; from the coding sequence GTGGACATCGACGCATGGATCTGGTGGCTGATCGGCGCGGTGGGACTGGGCATCCCCCTCGTCCTGACCGCGATGCCCGAATTCGGCATGTTCGCCGTCGGGGCGGTGGCCGCGTCGGCCGTCGCGGCCCTCGGCGGCGGAGTCGTCGCCCAGGTGCTGGTCTTCGTCCTGGTGTCGGTCGCGCTGATCGCCGTCGTGCGCCCGCTCGCCGCCAGACACCGGGCCGGGCAGACCGGGCAGGCCAGCGGCATCGACGCCCTGAAGGGCCGTCAGGCGGTCGTGCTGGAACGGGTGGCGGGCGACAGCGGGCGCATCAAGCTCGCCGGCGAGGTCTGGTCGGCCCGCTCCCTCGACGCCGACCAGGTCTTCGAGCCCGGCAGCCAGGTCGACGTCGTCGACATCGACGGAGCGACGGCCGTCGTCATGTGA
- a CDS encoding SPFH domain-containing protein, whose amino-acid sequence MQPIIIVLIILVVLVFIALIKTIQVIPQASAAIVERFGRYTRTLNAGLNIVVPFIDSIRNRIDLREQVVPFPPQPVITQDNLVVNIDTVIYYQVTDARAATYEVASYIQAIEQLTVTTLRNIIGGMDLERTLTSREEINAALRGVLDEATGKWGIRVNRVELKAIEPPTSIQDSMEKQMRADRDKRAAILTAEGIRQSQILTAEGEKQSAILRAEGEAKAAALRAEGEAQAVRTVFEAIHAGDPDQKLLSYQYLQMLPKIAEGDANKLWIVPSEIGDALKGLSGAFGNLGGGVPGFNTGGDGGNGGSGGGARGGIPAPATERREEPPVS is encoded by the coding sequence ATGCAACCGATCATCATCGTTCTGATCATTCTGGTGGTGCTCGTCTTCATCGCCCTGATCAAGACGATTCAGGTCATCCCGCAGGCCAGCGCCGCCATCGTCGAGCGATTCGGCCGCTACACCCGCACCCTGAACGCGGGCCTGAACATCGTCGTCCCGTTCATCGACTCGATCCGCAACCGGATCGACCTCCGTGAACAGGTCGTGCCCTTCCCGCCGCAGCCGGTGATCACCCAGGACAACCTGGTCGTCAACATCGACACCGTCATCTACTACCAGGTGACCGACGCCCGCGCCGCGACCTACGAAGTGGCCAGCTACATCCAGGCGATCGAGCAGCTCACCGTCACCACCCTCCGCAACATCATCGGCGGCATGGACCTGGAGCGGACCCTCACCTCCCGCGAGGAGATCAACGCGGCCCTGCGCGGCGTCCTCGACGAGGCCACCGGCAAGTGGGGCATCCGCGTCAACCGCGTCGAACTCAAGGCGATCGAGCCGCCGACCTCCATCCAGGACTCGATGGAGAAGCAGATGCGCGCCGACCGCGACAAGCGCGCCGCCATCCTCACCGCCGAGGGCATCCGCCAGTCCCAGATCCTCACGGCCGAGGGTGAGAAGCAGTCCGCGATCCTGCGCGCCGAGGGTGAGGCCAAAGCCGCCGCCCTGCGCGCCGAGGGCGAGGCCCAGGCCGTCCGCACGGTCTTCGAGGCCATCCACGCCGGAGACCCGGACCAGAAGCTCCTCTCGTACCAGTACCTCCAGATGCTGCCGAAGATCGCCGAGGGCGACGCCAACAAGCTCTGGATCGTGCCCAGCGAGATCGGCGACGCCCTCAAGGGCCTCAGCGGTGCCTTCGGCAACCTCGGTGGCGGCGTGCCCGGCTTCAACACCGGCGGCGACGGCGGAAACGGTGGCAGCGGCGGCGGAGCCAGGGGCGGCATCCCGGCCCCCGCGACGGAACGGCGCGAGGAACCCCCGGTCTCCTGA
- a CDS encoding sulfite exporter TauE/SafE family protein, with translation MVLSIWEILAVFAAGVGAGTINTIVGSGTLITFPVLLATGLPPVTATVSNALGLIPGSISGAIGYRKELAGQRRRIIKLGIGAAIGGVTGATLLLALPSTAFETIVPVLVAMALVLVILQPRISKAVQRRRKDSGTEARTDGGPLLFTGLMLASVYGGYFTAAQGIIYLSLMGMLLDDTLQRLNAVKNVLAAIVNSVAALFFLFVADFEWTAVVLIAVGSAIGGQIGAKVGRRLSPTVLRALIVAVGTMAIVQLLLR, from the coding sequence ATGGTTTTGTCCATCTGGGAGATACTCGCCGTCTTCGCGGCCGGAGTCGGAGCCGGCACGATCAACACGATCGTCGGCTCCGGCACCCTGATCACCTTCCCCGTCCTGCTCGCCACCGGCCTCCCCCCGGTCACGGCGACGGTCTCCAACGCGCTGGGTCTCATCCCCGGCTCCATCAGCGGAGCCATCGGCTACCGCAAGGAACTGGCCGGCCAACGCCGCCGGATCATCAAACTGGGCATCGGAGCCGCCATCGGCGGCGTCACCGGCGCCACCCTCCTGCTCGCCCTGCCCTCCACGGCCTTCGAGACGATCGTCCCCGTCCTCGTCGCCATGGCGCTCGTCCTCGTCATCCTGCAACCCCGCATCAGCAAGGCCGTGCAGCGCCGCCGGAAGGACTCCGGCACCGAGGCCCGCACCGACGGCGGCCCCCTCCTGTTCACCGGCCTGATGCTCGCCAGCGTCTACGGCGGCTACTTCACCGCTGCCCAGGGGATCATCTACCTCTCCCTCATGGGCATGCTGCTCGACGACACCCTGCAGCGCCTCAACGCCGTCAAGAACGTCCTGGCCGCCATCGTCAACAGCGTCGCCGCGCTGTTCTTCCTCTTCGTCGCCGACTTCGAGTGGACGGCCGTCGTCCTCATCGCGGTCGGCTCGGCCATCGGCGGCCAGATAGGCGCCAAGGTCGGCCGCAGGCTGAGCCCCACCGTCCTGCGCGCCCTCATCGTGGCCGTCGGCACGATGGCCATCGTGCAACTGCTGCTCCGCTGA
- a CDS encoding HNH endonuclease yields the protein MRDTLVLNASFEPLSTVTLNRAVVLILTDKAVVEQSHPELRMRGAAVDIPAPRVIRLCRYVRVPFRRQAPWSRRGVLVRDQYRCAYCGRRASTVDHVVPRAQGGQDTWLNTVASCAEDNHRKAARTPEQAGMPLLKQPFVPSPAEAMLLAMGSGSRAELPEWLDRAAAAA from the coding sequence ATGCGTGACACGTTGGTTCTCAACGCCAGCTTCGAGCCGCTGTCGACGGTGACGCTCAACCGTGCGGTGGTGCTGATCCTGACGGACAAGGCCGTCGTCGAGCAGTCGCATCCCGAACTCCGTATGCGTGGTGCCGCCGTGGACATTCCGGCGCCCCGGGTGATCAGGCTCTGCCGGTACGTACGGGTGCCGTTCCGAAGACAGGCCCCGTGGTCCAGAAGAGGTGTGCTCGTACGGGACCAGTACCGGTGCGCGTACTGCGGGCGGCGGGCGTCCACCGTCGACCATGTGGTGCCGCGTGCCCAGGGCGGGCAGGACACCTGGCTGAACACGGTGGCCTCCTGTGCCGAGGACAACCACCGCAAGGCGGCCCGGACGCCGGAGCAGGCGGGAATGCCGCTGTTGAAGCAGCCGTTCGTCCCCTCCCCCGCCGAGGCGATGCTGCTGGCGATGGGGTCCGGCAGCCGCGCCGAGCTGCCCGAGTGGCTGGACCGGGCGGCCGCCGCCGCGTAG
- a CDS encoding YbhB/YbcL family Raf kinase inhibitor-like protein has protein sequence MTESNRAPLPHDFHPEVPEFTVVSDDLAPGAVLGDAQVLAAGNTSPHVRWEGFPEGTKSFAVTCFDPDAPTGSGFWHWVLFDLPASVTELPAGAGSGEFKGLPEGAVQARNDYGAKEFGGAAPPAGENHRYVFTVYAVDTEKLGIDSDSSPAVVGFNLRFHTLGRAQLIGEYRAPAGD, from the coding sequence GTGACCGAGTCGAACAGGGCCCCGCTGCCGCATGACTTCCATCCGGAGGTGCCGGAGTTCACCGTGGTGAGCGACGACCTCGCACCGGGGGCGGTGCTGGGCGACGCGCAGGTGCTCGCGGCCGGGAACACTTCGCCGCACGTGCGGTGGGAGGGTTTCCCCGAGGGGACCAAGAGCTTCGCCGTGACGTGCTTCGACCCGGACGCGCCGACGGGCAGCGGATTCTGGCACTGGGTCCTCTTCGACCTGCCGGCCTCGGTGACCGAGCTGCCGGCCGGTGCGGGCAGCGGGGAGTTCAAGGGGCTGCCGGAGGGGGCCGTTCAGGCGCGCAACGACTACGGGGCGAAGGAGTTCGGTGGCGCGGCTCCGCCGGCCGGTGAGAATCACCGGTATGTGTTCACCGTGTACGCGGTGGATACGGAGAAGCTCGGGATCGACAGTGATTCCTCGCCCGCGGTGGTCGGGTTCAACCTCCGGTTCCACACGCTCGGGCGGGCACAGCTGATCGGTGAGTACCGGGCTCCCGCCGGCGATTAG
- a CDS encoding sporulation protein encodes MGFKRLLASMGAGGASVETELTEVNVVPGGVVQGEVRIQGGSVSQQIEGLNVGLQARVEVESGDQEIKQDIEFTKLNLGGAFEVQAGAVHVVPFGLEIPWETPITMFGGQHLRGMNIGVTTELEIARALDSGDLDPINVHPLPAQEAILDAFRQLGFGFRSADMERGHIRGTRQRLPFYQEIEFVPPAQYRGLNQVELTFVADDREMDVVLEMDKKGGLFSEGSDSYRAFQVGLHDYQQTDWAAYLNQWLAQVGGQRNWL; translated from the coding sequence ATGGGCTTCAAGCGGCTGCTCGCGAGCATGGGTGCCGGCGGTGCCTCGGTGGAGACCGAGCTGACCGAGGTGAACGTCGTCCCCGGTGGGGTCGTGCAGGGCGAGGTGCGGATCCAGGGCGGTTCGGTCTCCCAGCAGATCGAGGGGCTCAACGTCGGGCTCCAGGCGCGCGTCGAGGTGGAGAGCGGCGACCAGGAGATCAAGCAGGACATCGAGTTCACCAAGCTGAACCTCGGCGGCGCCTTCGAGGTGCAGGCGGGCGCGGTGCACGTGGTGCCGTTCGGCCTGGAGATCCCGTGGGAGACGCCGATCACGATGTTCGGCGGCCAGCACCTGCGCGGGATGAACATCGGCGTGACCACCGAGCTGGAGATCGCCCGCGCGCTGGACTCCGGTGACCTGGACCCGATCAACGTGCACCCCCTCCCGGCGCAGGAGGCCATTCTCGACGCCTTCCGGCAGCTGGGCTTCGGCTTCCGCAGCGCGGACATGGAGCGGGGCCACATCCGCGGGACGCGGCAGCGGCTGCCGTTCTACCAGGAGATCGAGTTCGTCCCGCCGGCGCAGTACCGCGGGCTGAACCAGGTGGAGCTGACCTTCGTCGCCGACGACCGGGAGATGGACGTCGTCCTGGAGATGGACAAGAAGGGGGGGCTGTTCAGCGAGGGCAGCGACTCCTACCGCGCGTTCCAGGTGGGACTGCACGACTACCAGCAGACCGACTGGGCGGCGTACCTCAACCAGTGGCTGGCCCAGGTCGGCGGTCAGCGCAACTGGCTCTAG
- a CDS encoding DNA-3-methyladenine glycosylase, with amino-acid sequence MTDSLDRTPLTRDFFDRDVLEVAPDLLGRTLVRREPTGTIELRLTEVEAYAGGIDPGSHAFRGRTARNSVMFGPPGHTYVYFTYGMWHCLNLVCGPEGHASGVLLRAGEINVGAHLARDRRVSARNDKELAKGPARLATALDVDRSLNGSDLFGGPTPALSVLHGTPPPRDLVRSGPRTGVGGDGAHQPWRFWIDQDPTVSPYRAHAPRHRPTQKAT; translated from the coding sequence ATGACGGACAGCCTCGACCGCACTCCGCTGACGCGGGACTTCTTCGACCGCGACGTCCTGGAGGTCGCGCCGGACCTGCTCGGCCGCACCCTCGTACGCCGGGAGCCGACGGGCACGATCGAACTGCGCCTGACCGAGGTGGAGGCCTACGCGGGCGGGATCGACCCCGGCTCGCACGCCTTCCGCGGTCGCACAGCCCGCAACAGCGTGATGTTCGGTCCGCCCGGTCACACGTACGTCTACTTCACGTACGGGATGTGGCACTGCCTCAACCTGGTGTGCGGTCCGGAGGGACACGCGAGCGGAGTCCTGCTCCGGGCCGGCGAGATCAACGTCGGCGCCCACCTTGCTCGTGACCGACGTGTCTCGGCCCGCAACGACAAGGAACTGGCCAAAGGACCGGCCCGCCTCGCCACCGCCCTGGACGTCGACCGCAGCCTGAACGGCAGCGATCTCTTCGGCGGCCCCACCCCGGCGCTGTCCGTCCTGCACGGGACCCCGCCGCCCCGTGACCTCGTCCGGAGCGGACCCCGCACCGGAGTGGGCGGCGACGGAGCCCACCAGCCGTGGCGCTTCTGGATCGACCAGGACCCCACAGTGAGTCCCTACCGTGCCCACGCGCCTCGTCATCGGCCGACCCAGAAGGCGACTTGA